From a single Rickettsia endosymbiont of Cantharis rufa genomic region:
- a CDS encoding transposase, with protein sequence MPDIEPKIYPAEFKESAIRLAIESKQPFAQTARELGITKYSLYNWVNKHSKLKEVMRYEEHLYDELRRLKKN encoded by the coding sequence ATGCCGGATATAGAGCCAAAGATATATCCAGCTGAATTTAAAGAATCAGCGATTAGATTAGCTATTGAGTCTAAGCAACCTTTTGCTCAAACAGCTAGAGAACTAGGAATTACGAAGTATAGTCTATATAATTGGGTTAATAAACATTCAAAACTCAAGGAAGTAATGAGATATGAAGAACATCTGTATGATGAATTAAGGAGATTGAAGAAGAACTAG
- a CDS encoding 3-hydroxybutyrate dehydrogenase, with product MKNKVAVITGSTSGIGLEIAKHFAKLESKIVINGLAKEYEVAKISAELKELGASSVFYQGINLEKPEEIRSMFERIIKEFGKIDILVNNAGIQHVAPIDEFPEDKWEQILRIDLTASFYTTKYTIPIMKKNGFGRIVNIASAHAYVASPFKSAYVAAKHGILGLTKTVALEVAENNITVNAICPGYVNTTLVKNQIADTAKARHISEESALRDVILKSQATKKFVEADEIANLVIFLCDEKASSITGSGLLIDGGWTAQ from the coding sequence ATGAAAAACAAAGTAGCAGTCATTACCGGTTCTACTAGCGGTATCGGACTTGAAATAGCAAAACATTTCGCAAAACTTGAATCTAAAATAGTTATTAACGGTCTTGCAAAAGAATATGAAGTAGCCAAAATTTCAGCAGAATTGAAAGAACTTGGTGCAAGTAGCGTATTTTATCAAGGAATAAATTTAGAAAAACCTGAAGAAATTCGTTCTATGTTTGAGAGAATAATAAAAGAATTCGGTAAAATAGATATATTAGTAAATAATGCCGGTATTCAGCACGTTGCCCCTATCGATGAATTTCCTGAAGATAAATGGGAACAAATTTTGCGTATAGATTTAACAGCCTCTTTTTATACTACAAAATACACAATACCGATTATGAAAAAAAACGGCTTTGGGCGGATTGTTAACATCGCTTCTGCTCATGCCTATGTCGCATCACCCTTTAAGTCGGCATATGTAGCAGCAAAGCACGGTATCCTTGGGCTTACCAAAACCGTTGCTTTAGAAGTGGCTGAGAATAATATTACAGTGAATGCTATCTGCCCTGGTTACGTTAATACTACCTTAGTCAAGAATCAAATAGCAGATACTGCTAAAGCTAGACATATCAGTGAGGAATCGGCATTAAGGGACGTAATCCTAAAATCTCAAGCTACAAAGAAATTTGTTGAAGCCGATGAAATAGCAAACTTAGTAATATTCTTATGTGACGAAAAAGCATCATCAATAACAGGTAGTGGACTCTTGATAGATGGCGGCTGGACGGCACAGTAG